Proteins encoded in a region of the Puniceibacterium sp. IMCC21224 genome:
- a CDS encoding AMP-binding protein, with product MGWLADETGLDKCAANYTPLTPLSFLKRAADVFADHPAVIYGPHRKSYAEYHTRCTRLASALAGLGVNPGDVVATLIPNLPPQAEAHFGVPACGAVLNTINTRLETETVAYILGHGGARIVLVDTQFLPLAEAALAQVVTARPVLIEVPDDHGGYPATGQYQTYEDLLAQGDPDFDWIMPEDEWESLALNYTSGTTGRPKGVVYHHRGAYLNAMGQIVSWRMVLHPVYLTIVPLFHCNGWCHTWMMPVLGGTIVGCRDITAPAIYNAIADEGVTHFGGAPIVLNMLVNAPAEQRRDFDHVVEVFTAGAPPAPATLAKIEPMGFNVTQVYGLTETYGPGTECLWSGAWDHLQGDDRAAIKARQGVAMPFFEHVTVVDDTLSEIPRDAGAKGEIAFRGNGVMKGYFKNPEATADSFKGGYFRTGDIAVLHPDGHMQIADRAKDIIISGGENISSVEVEAALMGHEAVNLCAVVAKADDKWGEVPCAFVELKPGSGVSEADLITFARSKLAGFKTPKHVVFEELPKTSTGKIQKFALRERAKSI from the coding sequence ATGGGCTGGCTGGCTGACGAAACCGGATTGGACAAATGTGCGGCAAATTACACGCCGCTGACACCATTGTCGTTTCTCAAACGTGCGGCCGACGTTTTTGCCGATCACCCGGCAGTGATCTACGGCCCACATCGCAAATCCTACGCCGAATATCATACGCGCTGTACCCGGCTGGCTTCTGCATTGGCCGGGCTGGGGGTCAACCCCGGTGATGTCGTGGCGACGCTGATCCCGAACCTGCCGCCACAGGCCGAGGCGCATTTTGGTGTGCCCGCCTGTGGTGCCGTACTCAACACCATAAACACCCGGCTGGAAACCGAAACCGTCGCCTATATCCTTGGGCATGGCGGCGCACGGATTGTGTTGGTGGATACGCAGTTCCTGCCGCTGGCCGAGGCGGCGCTGGCACAGGTGGTCACCGCCCGGCCCGTCCTGATCGAGGTGCCGGACGATCACGGCGGCTACCCAGCCACAGGACAATACCAGACCTACGAGGATCTGCTGGCGCAGGGCGATCCCGACTTTGACTGGATCATGCCCGAGGATGAATGGGAGAGCCTGGCACTCAACTACACCTCCGGCACCACCGGGCGGCCCAAGGGCGTGGTCTACCATCATCGCGGCGCCTATCTGAACGCCATGGGCCAGATCGTAAGTTGGCGCATGGTGCTGCATCCGGTCTACCTGACCATCGTGCCGCTGTTTCACTGCAACGGCTGGTGCCACACTTGGATGATGCCGGTCCTGGGCGGCACAATTGTTGGCTGTCGCGACATCACCGCGCCCGCGATCTACAACGCCATCGCCGACGAAGGCGTGACGCATTTCGGCGGCGCGCCAATCGTGCTGAACATGCTGGTCAACGCGCCCGCCGAACAGCGCCGTGATTTCGACCACGTGGTCGAGGTGTTTACCGCAGGCGCGCCACCCGCCCCCGCAACGCTGGCCAAGATCGAGCCGATGGGTTTCAACGTCACACAGGTCTACGGGCTGACGGAAACCTATGGCCCCGGCACCGAATGCCTGTGGTCCGGCGCATGGGATCACCTACAGGGCGATGACCGCGCCGCAATCAAGGCGCGGCAGGGTGTAGCGATGCCGTTTTTTGAGCATGTGACCGTGGTGGATGACACCCTGAGCGAAATCCCGCGCGATGCGGGTGCCAAGGGCGAGATCGCCTTTCGCGGCAATGGCGTGATGAAGGGCTATTTCAAGAACCCCGAGGCCACGGCCGATAGTTTCAAGGGCGGCTATTTTCGCACCGGCGACATTGCAGTTCTGCACCCGGATGGACACATGCAGATCGCCGACCGCGCCAAGGATATCATTATCTCGGGCGGGGAAAATATCTCGTCCGTCGAAGTTGAGGCCGCATTAATGGGGCATGAGGCGGTCAATCTATGTGCCGTGGTGGCCAAAGCGGACGATAAATGGGGCGAAGTGCCCTGCGCCTTTGTCGAACTAAAGCCAGGCAGTGGTGTGAGTGAGGCGGACCTGATCACCTTTGCCCGCAGCAAGCTGGCCGGGTTCAAGACTCCGAAACACGTGGTGTTCGAGGAACTTCCCAAGACCTCGACCGGGAAGATCCAGAAATTCGCCCTGCGCGAGCGCGCCAAATCGATCTGA
- a CDS encoding cupin domain-containing protein translates to MTLDIGSRLKAVREERGLSQRELASRAGMTSGAVSLMEQNKTSPSVSSLKRLLDAIPMPLSEFFSELEQTNAPKHFYTADEFTELSPQDLGLGVRAGRVSLRQLGDAARHAIQMLHETYPPGADTGPEPLSHEAEEAGVVMRGIIEVHVGDDVRVLNPGDGYIFDSRLPHRFRNIGSEDCVLISACTPPTF, encoded by the coding sequence ATGACGCTCGACATTGGCAGCCGACTCAAGGCAGTGCGCGAGGAACGCGGCCTGTCCCAGCGCGAACTGGCATCGCGGGCCGGCATGACCAGTGGCGCCGTGTCCCTGATGGAGCAGAACAAAACATCACCCTCGGTCTCGTCGCTAAAGCGTCTACTGGATGCGATCCCGATGCCGCTGTCCGAATTCTTTTCCGAACTGGAACAGACCAACGCGCCGAAACACTTTTACACCGCTGACGAATTTACCGAACTGTCGCCCCAGGATCTGGGGCTTGGTGTCCGCGCTGGCCGCGTGTCACTGCGCCAGTTGGGCGATGCGGCGCGCCATGCAATTCAAATGCTGCACGAAACTTACCCCCCCGGTGCCGATACCGGACCCGAGCCATTGTCGCACGAGGCCGAAGAGGCGGGCGTTGTCATGCGCGGCATCATCGAAGTTCATGTGGGGGACGATGTGCGCGTGCTCAACCCCGGCGACGGCTACATTTTTGACAGCCGCCTGCCGCATCGTTTTCGCAATATCGGGTCCGAGGATTGCGTCCTGATCAGCGCCTGCACCCCGCCGACATTCTGA
- a CDS encoding sulfotransferase family 2 domain-containing protein has product MIISPGRGYIFVHIPKTGGTSMARALEARAQRDDILIGDTPKARRRRSRLRALAPRGRLWKHSTLADIDGVLTPAEIAGLFTFTLVRNPWDRMVSYYHWLRVQEFDHAAVKLAKLTDFCGFVMDPDTATSLRRQTYVSYMCDIEGAEQASAYLRLEHLEADMAPLVALLGFVPEIPRDNRSPDRARDYRAHYTAITAERVADICDTDIARFGYQFDG; this is encoded by the coding sequence ATGATCATTTCACCCGGTCGCGGCTATATCTTTGTCCATATCCCTAAGACTGGCGGCACCTCGATGGCGCGGGCTCTTGAGGCGCGGGCACAGCGCGACGACATCCTGATTGGCGACACACCAAAGGCGCGGCGCAGACGGTCGCGACTTCGGGCGCTGGCCCCGCGCGGACGGCTGTGGAAACACAGTACGCTGGCTGATATCGACGGCGTTCTGACGCCTGCAGAGATCGCTGGACTGTTCACTTTTACCCTGGTGCGCAACCCGTGGGACCGGATGGTAAGCTATTATCATTGGCTGCGGGTTCAGGAGTTTGATCACGCGGCGGTCAAACTGGCAAAGCTCACCGATTTCTGCGGGTTTGTGATGGACCCGGACACCGCCACCAGTCTGCGCCGGCAGACCTATGTCAGCTATATGTGCGATATCGAGGGCGCCGAGCAGGCCAGCGCGTATCTGCGACTCGAGCATTTGGAGGCGGATATGGCGCCGTTGGTGGCGTTGCTGGGTTTTGTTCCCGAAATCCCGCGTGATAACCGGTCACCTGATCGGGCCAGAGATTACCGCGCGCATTACACTGCCATCACGGCTGAGCGTGTTGCGGATATCTGCGACACTGACATCGCGCGCTTTGGATATCAGTTCGACGGATGA
- the gabT gene encoding 4-aminobutyrate--2-oxoglutarate transaminase produces MAAKSSNAALMARRDAAVPRGVASAAAGVFADYAENSELWDVDGKRYIDFAGGIAVLNTGHRHPKVVAAAKLQEDRFTHTSFQVVPYEPYVALAEKLNELAPGNFAKKSLLVTTGAEAVENAVKIARAATGRPGVIAFTGGYHGRTLLTLGMTGKVTPYKRDIGPFPSDIYRAPFPDARHGITVADAIQGLKTLMLTDAQPERIACIILEPVLGEGGYVPVPTEMWQALRAVCDEHGILLISDEIQAGFGRTGTWFAIEHSGVVPDLITVAKSMAGGYPIAGVIGRADVMDAMAPGGLGGTYGGSPVACAAALAAIDAIESEGLLARSTAMGEMFRARLSEIGARSAPYRMWDIRGIGAMLAVEFVTDFDTATHDAALTKAVVAEALKRGLILLSCGMHGNALRIMVPLTASDALLEEGLVIFEEALAAAIASETM; encoded by the coding sequence ATGGCCGCCAAGTCCAGCAACGCCGCCCTGATGGCGCGACGCGACGCGGCGGTGCCGCGCGGTGTCGCATCGGCTGCGGCGGGAGTATTTGCCGATTATGCCGAGAATTCGGAGCTGTGGGATGTCGATGGCAAGCGTTATATCGACTTTGCCGGCGGCATCGCGGTTCTGAACACTGGCCACCGGCACCCAAAAGTGGTTGCCGCAGCCAAGCTGCAAGAGGACCGGTTCACCCACACCTCGTTCCAGGTCGTCCCCTACGAGCCTTATGTGGCACTGGCGGAAAAGCTGAACGAACTCGCGCCCGGCAATTTTGCCAAAAAGTCGCTGCTGGTCACCACCGGCGCCGAAGCGGTTGAAAACGCGGTCAAGATAGCCCGCGCCGCGACTGGCCGCCCCGGTGTGATCGCCTTTACCGGCGGCTACCATGGCCGTACGCTGCTGACGCTGGGCATGACCGGCAAGGTGACGCCCTACAAGCGCGACATCGGCCCGTTCCCGTCCGACATCTACCGCGCGCCGTTCCCCGATGCGCGCCATGGCATCACCGTGGCCGATGCCATCCAGGGTCTGAAAACCCTGATGCTGACCGATGCGCAGCCCGAACGCATTGCCTGCATCATCCTGGAACCCGTGCTGGGCGAAGGTGGCTACGTCCCGGTCCCGACCGAGATGTGGCAGGCGCTGCGCGCGGTCTGTGACGAGCATGGCATCCTGTTGATTTCCGACGAAATTCAGGCCGGTTTTGGCCGTACCGGGACCTGGTTCGCGATCGAGCATTCGGGCGTCGTGCCGGACCTGATCACTGTGGCGAAATCCATGGCCGGCGGCTATCCCATCGCCGGCGTGATCGGTCGGGCTGACGTGATGGACGCCATGGCACCCGGCGGTCTGGGCGGAACCTACGGCGGCTCACCTGTCGCCTGCGCTGCGGCACTCGCCGCCATCGACGCGATCGAGAGCGAGGGGCTGCTGGCCCGCTCGACCGCCATGGGCGAGATGTTCCGCGCCCGCCTGTCGGAAATCGGTGCCCGCAGCGCGCCCTACCGGATGTGGGATATTCGCGGCATTGGTGCGATGCTGGCGGTTGAGTTCGTCACCGATTTCGACACTGCCACCCATGACGCCGCACTGACCAAGGCGGTTGTTGCCGAGGCGCTTAAGCGCGGGCTGATCCTGCTGTCCTGCGGGATGCACGGCAATGCGCTGCGCATCATGGTGCCGCTGACCGCATCCGACGCTCTGCTCGAAGAGGGGCTGGTGATCTTTGAAGAGGCGCTGGCCGCAGCTATCGCATCCGAGACCATGTAA